A region of the Longimicrobium sp. genome:
GCGGTCGGCGATGCCGAAGTGGCCAGCCGCGAACGCGAGGAGAAACAGTTCGTGGTACGCCTCGCCACCAGTCGTTCGCATTCCATGCCGGCGAGCCGTGCGGGCCGCAGTGATGAAACACTGCCGCGCCCGAGCGGCGTGATCCGCCCCCGAGTGGATTTCAGGTGAGATGCGGGGATCGAGGTGCCTGTTCACCTCCTCGATTGAGGCCTGTGCAGGATCGATTTCGATGGTCAGGGAAGTCGGCGGGCGTAGCGCCGCGCGGGCAGCACAGACACGCCCGAGTTCTACCCACGCATCGGCATACGACGCGTAGTCCCTGGCGCGGCGGCCAAGCCCGACCACGCGTCGGAACCATGCCTCCGCGGCGATGAAAAGCCTTCCTGAGGCGGCGTACTGCCCGACTCGCAACGCGATGGCCGCGTCGTTCGGCTCAAGGCCCGCGGCCGCCAGCGCCATCGCGAAGGCCGTGTATCGCTTCCCAGCAGCAGCGGCCCACTCCGCGACTCGGCTGCAGCAGTAGACGATTTCGGCGGGTTTCGACGGGGGAGACTCCCGCAGCGCCGCGGTAAGAAGCTCAATGGCGACGCGAACCTCGCCAACCAGGTTGCTGCCGCGGATCAGCGCCTCTCGTCGCTCGAGAGAGCCAGGCGCGAAGAGCTGTGTGCGGTGTTCCGGTTCCGAATCCCCCCACAAGACGACGTCGCGGTAGCTCTGCCAGAGGAGCACGCCCAGGTCGCCGGGCGACTCCTCCAGGATCGGCGTGCCCTCCATCGCTGGCTCCGGCACGGCGGGATCGCGCTTCGGCGCGAGGGAGACATGCCAGCGCCGCGACGTGGTGCTACGCCTCTGGCGCGGACGGTGACCGTGGCGGATCGGCGGCTTGGACATGCTCCCGGATGCAGGGGTGATTCACGCCGTGACTGCATCTGAGAGTGCCGGACGGCGGGCTGCCGCTGCACGAGACGCCCCTGACCAAGCGCGTCCGGCCGCACATCCCGTTCATCGACCGTCGATCGGCCAGTCCCGCTGCCTACCAGGGCAGGGCCAGACCTGCCCGCGACCACTCAGACGCAACGCGACATAATCAAAGCCAATCACGCCCTAAGCGCCAAACCTCGAACCGCCGCCGGGTCGGGGTGGAAGCGCCCAAAGTAGACCCCAAGCTGCTGGCGGAAATGGAGTGTCCCGCCTATCGTTGACCCGCGTCCTCCTGACGCGGCATCCCTACTGTTTTCCCGGAGTTCCTACCATGCAGACCGCCATTCGCCGCACCCTCGCCGCCACCGTGATCGCCGTTTCCGCTGCCGCTGCTGTCGGCTGCAAGGGTGAGCATCCCACACAGGCGACCGTGCGGCCAGCGTCGGAGAGCTTCAATGGCGGCGCCACCTTCGGCTCCGGCAACCGCACCACGGACGACACCACCACGACGACGACCGCCGAGACCACGAGTGTGGTGGAAAACACGACGGCCGCCGATACGGGATCGGCGGCCAGGGGCGGAGCCACGTTCGGCTCCGGCAACTGAGGATTGTGAGGGCGGTCCTACGCCGCCCAATTACTGCCCCACGGCCCGGGCCAGTCGCCGCGCCGTGGGGACCAGCCCGAGACCCGCCCCGCCAGTTCGTTCAGGAAGGCCTGGAGTTCCCTGCTTCCCCTCGTCTTGAGCGGGGCGGCCTTCCTGGTTCGAATGAGCTTGAGCAGGATGCGGGTCAGGCGCTCGATCTCGCGGTCGTTCTGGTCGAGGGCGACGGACAGCGCGGTCTCGGCTTCCCGCTCAGCGACTTCCCAGTTTCCGGCCAGCCGCTGGGCGTCAGCCAGGTGCCATCGGGTGACCGGCTCCATCCCGCGGTGATTGTCCAGCAGCTTCACGGCGCGGCGCCGGAGTACCGCTGACTCTTCCGGCTCGCCGGCACCAGAGAATGCGCGTGCGCCAAGCGCGAGGATGGTCGCTCGCGCACTCGGCTGCTGGACAGCGCGCAGCACTAGCCGCACCAGCCTTGCGGCGGAAAGAAAGTGGCGTCCAAGCACCAGCATCAGCGCAACGTCGGCCGCGAAGAACGGGATCCTGTGGTGGCTCTTGGGATACCAGGCGAGCGCTTTCTGCGCGCGCTCCGCGGCTTCAGCCAGGTGGCCCCGCACGATCAGCATGGCGCAGAGGTCGTGCTGCGCCTCCGCCGCCAGCGACGGCGGGCCTTCCCGCCAGGCCAGGTTCGCACCGGCGTTCAGGTGATGGCGTGCGCCGTTCACCCGGCCCATCTCCTTGCACAACGTGCCGTAGCCCAGGTGTCCCCGGATCAGCTCGACCGTCATGCCCTGGTCCCGCGCGAAGCCCAGGCCCCGCTTGAACCACAGCTCGGATCGGTCGTACAGGTTCGCGTTGCGCGTCACGCGCCCGGCCAGATTTGCGAGCTTGGGGTTGGCTGGGTCCACCATTGCGGCAATCTCTGCCCATTCGATCGCGGCCTGGGCATGATCGTGCTCCTGTGCCCACTCGACCACCCTTTCGCAGGCCGTACCGACATCGGCACCGCTGATCCCCAGCGGGTCACGCCGCAGGGCCGCGAACGTGTCCAGCGGACCGATCAGCTCGGGCGCGTACGCGCGAGCCTCTTTTTGCTTTGCAAGCGCTTCCCTGGAAGGGGCGCTGAACAGCCGGGCCCGCACCGGCGGGGGCGACTCCGCCCAGTCCCGCAGGTGCCGAACCTCCTGCCAAAGCACAAGGCCGACGGCATTGGGCAGCTCGGCCAAGATGTCGCCCTCCCGGTGCCGAGGCAGGGGCGGAACCGGGATGATGCGTTCTTCGCCCATCGGGGTGTGGGACTTTGGAGTAGTGCGCAAGCCGACGACGGGGCCAGTATACGACACAATACGGATCTGACGGAGTTGACGCCAGCGGATGACGTTCCCAGTGATCGCGCCCGGGCTCGTAGGATAGCAGCCTGCGACCGATCCCCCCGGCCTCGGGCTGTGGGTCAAGGATCACCTTCGCCTCGCAACCGGTCCGTTTGGTTGGGCATTTGCCTGCCACGTCATATTCTCTCGTTGAGCCTGGTAGCGCGAAATAGCAACAGGAGGCAAAGGGTGGGACTAACGTTGTTCTGTGACGAGGCCGGTCATACCGGGATCGACCTTACAGGAAGGGACCAGCCGTTTTTCATCGCTGCCGGCTATCTCGTTTGAGGGACTGAATGGTTGGTACGCACCTACAGGCGACGAGACGGCATCAGGTAAAGCCAGCATCAACCTGCCGCTCGGGCGTTTCTGAGACTACGGTGGGTAGTGGGTTCCGTGGCAGCATACGGTTGGCGGCGTAGGTGCCTACCGCCGTCGGCTCACGCCCCCGGTCTGCCCACGCATAAAGAAGCCACAAAGACTTTGCACGAAGATGTAGGAATTCCGCCGTAGTTGCATGCCCAGTGCGTCAGAACCCGTTGACGCCGCCGCGGACCCCGAACGAGGTTCTTACCGCGCAAGCCGGCTGAGGCGTGCGACTTCCCTCCACGTCGGGGAGGTCATCCTGTTTGGCCTTTTTCACGGTGGTAGTGGATTTCCGCACTCCGCCAGGAAAGCGATCGTGTCGGACCATACAAATACGGATGGTGAGCCACGCGGGCGGTACCTCGCGCTCCTCTCCCTCACCGCGCTCGGCGTGGTCTACGGCGACATCGGGACCAGCCCCCTTTACGCCGTCCGCGAGTCGTTCCACCACACGCACGGGATCCACCCTACGCCGCAGAACGTCCTTGGCGTGCTGTCGCTGATCGTGTGGGCTCTGGTGCTGGTGATCTCCTTCAAATACGCCGTGTTCGTGCTTCGCGCGGACAATCGCGGGGAGGGTGGCATCCTGGCGCTCACCTCGCTGGTGACTCCCGTATCGGCGGCGCGCAGGAGCCCGCGCTGGGTCCTGATCATGCTTGGCCTTTTCGGGACCGCTCTCCTCTACGGTGACGGGATGATCACTCCCGTGATCTCCGTCCTTTCGGCGGTGGAAGGGCTGGAGGTGGCGACGCCCGTCTTCAAGCCGTACATCGTCCCAATTACCATCGCCATCCTGGTCTCCATCTTCCTGATCCAGCGCCACGGGACGGAGCGCGTGGGAAAGCTGTTCGGCCCGGTCACACTGCTTTGGTTCGTCCTGATCGCGGTCCTGGGGGTGATGCACATCGTGCGTGCTCCGGGCGTGTTCGCGGCCGTGAACCCGCTGTACGGCGCGCGCTTCTTCATCCAGAACGGCTACAGCGGGTTCCTGGTGCTGGGCTCGGTCTTCCTGGTGGTGACGGGCGGCGAGGCGCTGTACGCCGACATGGGGCACTTCGGCAGAAAGCCGATCCGGCTGGCGTGGTACTACATCGCGCTTCCCGCTCTGCTGCTGAACTACTTTGGCCAGGGCGCGCTGCTGATCCGCGACCCGGCCGCGGTGGAGAACCCGTTCTACCACATGGTCCCGGAGTGGGCCCTGTATCCCGTGGTCGTGATCGCCACGATGGCGGCGGTGATCGCGTCACAGGCGCTCATCACCGGCGCGTATTCGCTCACGATGCAGGCGGTGCAGCTGGGCTACATGCCAAGGGTGGAGATCCGCCACACCTCGGGGCGCGAGCGCGGGCAGATCTACATCCCGAGCGTCAACTGGCTGCTGATGATCTCCTGCATCGGACTGACGCTCGGCTTTCAGCGCTCCAGCAACGTGGCCGCGGCGTACGGGGTGGCGGTGACGACCACCATGGTCGTGACGACGCTGCTGCTCTTCACCGTGGAGCGCGAGCGCTGGCGGTGGCCGCTATGGGCCACGCTGCTGTTCACGGGCTTCTTCCTCACCATCGACCTGGCGTTCTGGGGCGCGAACATCGTCAAGATCCCGCATGGCGGGTGGGTTCCGCTGGTGGTGGGTGCCATCATCTTCGCCCTGATGTCGACGTGGAAGACGGGGCGCGGGATCTTGGCCGAGCGCCTGCAGCGGGGCACATTGCCGATTGATCTCTTTTTGAAGGACGCGGGCGGGCGCACGGCGCAGCGGGTCCCGGGGACGGCGGTATTCATGTACGGCAACCGCGGCGGCACCCCCCCGGCGCTGCTGCACTCGCTGAAGCACTACAAGGTGCTGCACGAGACGGTCGTCCTGCTGAGCGTGGAGACGCAGGAGGTGCCGCACGTGCCCGAGGCGGAGCGCGTGACGGTGGAGGAGCTGGGACACGGGTTCTACCGCATCGTGCTGGCGTACGGCTTCATGGAGGATCCATGCGTGCCGGACGCGCTGGCCACCGTGCAGGCGGATGGGCTCGACCTGCGTCCCGGACAAACATCGTATTTCCTGGGCCGGGAGACGCTGATCCCGTCGACGAACCCGGGAATGGCACCCTGGCGGGAGCACCTGTTCGCGGTGATGAGCCGGAATGCACGCACGGCCACGTCGTTCTTCGGCCTGCCACCCAACCGCGTGGTGGAGCTGGGTGCGCAGATCGAGCTCTAGGGCGAGTCACCGATGAGTGATTCCACGATCCTGGTCATCGACGACGAGCCGCAGATTCGCCGGGTGGTCCGGCGCGCGCTGGAGGACGACACCGTCCGCGTAATCGAGGCGGCGACGGGGAAGGAGGGGCTGGACCAGGCGGCCTCCGAGCGCCCGGACCTGGTGGTGCTCGACCTCGGTCTGCCCGATGTGCCCGGGATCAGCATATGCACCGAACTCCGGCGGTGGACGTCGGCACCCATCGTCGTGCTCTCCGCGCGCCACTCGGAGGCGGAGAAGGTGCGGATGCTGGATGCGGGCGCGGACGACTACATCACGAAGCCGTTCGGTACGGCAGAGCTGCAGGCACGGGTGCGCGCGCAGCTGCGGCGTGCGCGAAGCGTGCCTCGTCCCGGCGGCGCCGGGGCGGTCGAGGCGGATGGGCTTACGATCGACCTGGGCCGCCGGGTGCTCTCGCGAGCCGGGGAAGAGATCCACCTCACCCCCACGGAGTGGGACCTCCTGCGGGCCTTCATCGCCCACGCGGGCGGAACGATGACGCACGACCAGCTCTTTCGCGCCGTGTGGGGTCGCTCCGGTGGCGACGCGCAGGCGTATCTGAGGGTGCACGTGGCTAACCTGCGGCGCAAGGTGGAGCAGGACCCCATCCGCCCGCGGCTGATCATCACGGAGCCGGGGGTGGGCTACCGCTTCCGGGCGCTGGACTGACCGCGTGCCTAGATCGCGCGAGGATGTCCGCGAGGCGCTGGCGTGGGCGCCCTGGATCGCCGCCCTGGGCGCGCTCACGGCAGGGCTGGTGGCCGTGCGTCCATCTCTCGACAAGGCGCACGTGGCCCTGGCGTACCTGCTGCTGGTGCTCGCGGCCAGCGCCCGGGGCAGCCGCGCCCGCGGGCTGGCGCTCGCTCTTCTCTCGTTCCTCTGCTTCAACTTCTTCTTCCTTCTCCCATACGGCACCTTCGTCATCCACAGGGCGCTGGACTGGCTGGTGCTGTTCAGCTACCTCGCCGTGACCACGGTGGCGACCCAGCTCCTGTATCGCGCACGCCGCGAAGCCGAAGAGGCTGGGCGCCGTGCCGCGGAGATCGACCGTCTCGCCACGCTCGGGGCCGAGACGCTGAACGCCGGCCGGGCGGACCAGGCGCTGCACGCGATCGCGGAAGTGATCCGGTCTACGTTGGGGATGGGAGCCTGCGAGATCTGGCTGCGGGACGATTCCGGCGGCGTCCGTCCAGGCGCCCGCGCAGGCGGCGAAGCCGAAGCAGGCCCGGATGCCCCTGGCAAGGGCGCGACGGCCGCGGCGCTGGCGGACGACCGCGTCGTTCCGGTTGTGGAGCGGCTGGATGGAACCGTTCGGATGCTGCCGGACGGTGGCGACCTGGTGCCGGCGGTGGATGACGCGCGCGGCCTCTCCCTCCCGCTTCGCGTTCGTGGCCGCACCGTCGGCGTGCTCCGTGTGACGCGCGAAGGCGGGATCACCCTGGACGCGGCGCAGCGGCGGTTCTTCGCGGCCCTGTCGTACTACGCCGCGCTGGGCGCCGAGCGGGTGCGGCTGATCGCCGACGCCGAGCGGGCGGAGGCGCTGCGCGAGGCGGACCGGCTGAAGGACGCGCTGCTCGCGTCGGTGTCGCACGACCTGCGCACGCCGCTCACGACGATCAAGGCGCTCGCCCACGAGATGCGCGGCACCGGGGACGAGCGCGCGGTGATGATCGAGGAAGAGGCGGACAGGTTGAACCGCTTTGTGGCGGACCTGCTGGACCTGTCGCGGCTGAACGCGGGGGAGCTGCGGGTCGACGCCCAGGTGGTCGCGGCGGAGGATCTCGTCGGCGCGGCGCTCCAACGCGTCGCCGGTCCCCTCCACGACCGCGAGGTGCGGGCGAGCGTAGAGCCGGGTGATCCACTGCTGCTGGGACGCTTCGACTTCGTCCACTCGCTGCGCGTCCTGGTGAACCTGCTGGAGAACGCGCACAAGTACGCTCCGCCGGGCACACCCATCGACTTTGTCGCGACGCGAGAGGGGGATCGTCTCGCTTTCGAGATCGCGGACCGCGGACCGGGGATCCCGCCTTCCGAGGTGGAGCATGTGTTCGCGCCGTTCTACCGCGCTCGCGGGGCCGTGCCCGACGCCGATAGAGCGGGACTGGGCCTGTCCATCGCACGGCGGCTGGCGGAGGTGCAGGGTGGTTCGCTCCTGCACGAGACCCGCGCCGGCGGCGGAAGCGTCTTCATCTTTACGGTACCCACGGCGACCCTTCCGGATGAGGCGGCGGGCCGATGAGGCAGGCCTGCGGTGCGGGCTGCGGCTGATGTCGTTGTTTCTGGGATGCGACGAACCAGATTGCACCGTGCAAACTTACGATGAGGGAGCGTGCACGATGGCCAGCAGGGTACATGAACAGTTCCACGGGCGGTTCGTGCGGCGCGTGATCCCCTTGGTGGTGGTGCTGAGCGGGTGCGGCGGCGACCCGCCACCGGATCTCGGCCGCGAGAAATACATGGCCGACAAGCAGCACTGCGAGTCCATTTCCGACGCCGAACCGGCCCAGAAAGCCTGCATGACGTACCGGGGCTGGCCCGACGGAGAGTACCGCCGTTAGGCGTCCTTGCGGTTGGAAACGTCCCGGTCAACGTTGCGGTTCTCAGTGACCGAACAGTGGATGTCGTCCTGTCGACCACCGCCCGGTGCTCCCCGCGCCGGGCGGTGGTCTTTGTGAGATCTGAACGCAAAGGCGCCCTGCCTTTGTGCGGCCTTTACGGCTTGTTGCCTACCTTCGACGCGTAACGTTCCGAACCCCTCGCGGCGAGCCCGCGATGATCGGGATCGGGCATTCCAGGCGTCGACCCATGGTGAACGCGCGACTTTCCCGAACCGCCCACGTGGTCCTGCACGCGGTGCTGCCGGCGCTCCTGCTCCTCGCCGGCGCGGCGTGCGAACGTGGGGCCGATACGACACGTGCCGCGCATCCGGAGCGGCTGCACGGCGAGTGGACGGTGGAGTTCCACCTGGAGCACCGCGCAACGCTCACTCGCGACACCATCGGCCCGCCGCCCGTGAACGGAAGTGTGGTGCTGCTCGAGGATTCACGGCACCGCCGCATCGAGGGCTTGTCCGGCCCCGCCACGCACTACGGCGTCTACTCCGCCGATCTGCGGTCGCTGGACCTGCCCGCGACCGCGCAGGTGCCCACGCTGATGGCGCGGCTGGCCCGCGGTGACTCCGTGGAGTTCGCCTTCGATCCGGGGCAGGGGCACCCGTTCGCGGGACGGGGTGTGCTCGCGGGCGATTCGCTGACGGGGCAGTGGTGGACGCGTGGAGGCCGGACGACGGGGCGCAGCTCCGGGCGGTTCACCATGCGCCGCCCATAACGGACGCACATCACGCCGGGCGCGGCGCGGCGCGAGGGCGCCGCCGGATCGTCCGGCATCAACCCGACAGGATCATGCTCGACGTGATCTACCTGCTCGCCAGCGCCGGATTCTTCGCCGCCATGCTCGCGTACGTGCGCGGGTGCGAGGCGCTGGGCCGCCAGGCGGGCGAGGCGGAGGGACCGAAATGACCGCCGAAAATTGGAGTGGACTGGTGCTGGCGGCCGCGCTTCTCGCCTACCTGACGTACACGCTGCTGAGACCGGAGAAGTTCTGAGATGACCGCCAACGGATGGCTCCAGATCCTCTTCTACTGCGCCCTCGTGCTCCTGCTGGCGAAGCCCATGGGCATCTACATCCACGCCGTCTACGAGGGGCGGCGGCGGTGGCTGGGCCCGGCGGAGACCGGGATCTACCGCGCGCTGGGGGTGGACCCCGATGAAGACCAGCACTGGACACGCTACGCGGCCGGCATGCTGCTCTTCGGCGTGGTGTCGATGCTGGCGACCTACGCCGTGCTGCGCCTGCAGGCCGTGCTGCCACTCAACCCGCAGGGGATGGCGGCCGTGCCGGACCGGCAGGCGTTCGAGACGGCGGCGTCCTTCACCACGAACACCAACTGGCAGAGCTACGGCGGTGAGAGCACGATGTCGTACTTCTCGCAGATGACGCAGCTCGCCTTTCACAACTTCGCCTCCGCGGCCGCGGGGATGTGCGTCGCGTTCGCCCTGGCGCGCGGCATCGTCCGGCGCTCGGCCGGACGGCTGGGCAGCTTCTGGGCGGACCTCGTCCGCGGGACGCTCTACCTGTTCCTCCCCCTCTCCATCATCCTGGCGCTCGTCCTGGTTTCGCGCGGCGTCATCCAGAACTTCAAGCCCTACGACGTGGTGACGACGGTCGAGGGCGTGCAGCAGACTCTGGCCATGGGGCCGGTAGCGTCGCAGGAGGCGATCAAGCAGCTGGGCACCAACGGCGGCGGCTTCTTCAACGCCAACGCGGCGCATCCGTTCGAGAATCCCACGCCGTTCACCAACCTGCTCTCCATGCTGGCGATCTTCCTGATTCCCGCCGGCGTCGTCTACGCGTTCGGGCGGATGGCGGGGAAGCCGCGCCACGGCTGGGCCATCCTCGCCGCGATGTTCATCCTTTTCGTCGCCGGAACGGCGGTGACCTATGCGGCCGAGTCCGCCGGCAACCCGATCCACGCCGCTCGCGGGATCGACGTGGCGGGCGTGGTGGAAGGCCACTCCGCGGGGAACATGGAGGGGAAGGAGACGCGGTTCGGCATCGTGGGCAGCGCGCTGTACGCCGTGGTGACGACAGCGGCCAGCTGCGGCGCCGTGAACGCCATGCACGACTCCTTCACGCCCATGGGCGGGCTGGTGCCCATGGTCAACATGCAGCTGGGCGAGGTCATTTTCGGCGGCGTGGGCGCGGGGCTGTACGGGATGCTGATCTTCGTGGTCCTCACCGTCTTCCTGGCGGGTCTGATGGTGGGGCGGACCCCGGAGTACCTGGGGAAGAAGATCGGGAGCCGCGAGGTGCAGATGACCATGCTTTACGTCCTCGCGTTTCCCGCGGTGGTGCTGATCATGACCGCCGGCGCATCGGTGATGGATGCCGGCCTCGCCGGGCGCAACAACGCCGGCCCGCACGGGCTCAGCGAAATGCTGTACGCCTTTACCTCCGCAGGCTCCAACAACGGCAGCGCCTTCGCGGGGCTTACGGGCGGCACCTACTTCTACAACACGATGATGGGGATGGCGATGCTGATCGGCCGCTTCGCCTTGGTCGTCCCGGCGCTCGCGCTGGGCGGCTTCCTCTCCGAGCGGCGGGTGACGCCGGAGACGGCGGGCACCTTTCCCGTCGACACGCCGCTCTTCGTGGGGCTGCTGGTGTCGGTGATCCTGATCGTGGGCGCGCTGACGTACTTCCCGGTACTCGCGCTGGGCCCTGTCGTCGAGCACCTGATGATGAACGCCGGGTGGGTGTTCTGATGAGCACACCGCTAAAGGACCGCGCGGAGTTACGCAGGGCGGAGCCGCCGACGGCGCCACCCTCTGCCCAGGGCCGGCGCGCGAAGGCCCGGCCGCTCTTCGACGGGCCTGTCGTCCGGCGTGCCGCGGTGGATGCGTTCGCCAAGCTCGGCCCGCGCCACATGGTGCGGAACCCCGTGATGTTCGTCGTACTCATCGGCAGCGTGGCAACCACGCTCCTGCTTCTGCGCGACGTGGCGGAGGGGGAGAAGATCGGATTCACCGTCCAGATCGCGCTGTGGCTGTGGTTCACGGTGCTCTTCGCCAACTTCGCCGAGGCCATGGCAGAGGGGCGCGGCAAGGCCCAGGCGGACACGCTGCGCCGCAACCGCACGGAGGCGATGGCGAAGCGCCTGGTCGACCCGGCTGACCGGGTGCGCACGGAGTCCGTCTCCGCGACGGCGCTGCGCAAAGGCGACCTGATCCTGTGCACGCCGGGCGACGTGATCGCCTCGGACGGCGAGGTGGTGGAGGGCGTGGCGTCGGTGGACGAATCGGCCATCACCGGCGAGAGCGCGCCCGTCGTCCGCGAATCCGGCGGTGATCGCTCGGCCGTGACGGGGGGCACCAGGGTGCTCAGCGACTGGCTGGTGATCCGCATCACCAGCAACCCCGGCGAAACCTTCATCGACCGGATGATCGCGCTGGTGGAAGGCGCCACGCGGCAGAAGACGCCGAACGAGATCGCGCTGGCCATCCTCCTCTCCGGACTGACCATCATCTTCCTCCTGGCCGTGGCCACGCTTCAGCCGTTCGCGGTCTACAGCGGCGGCCCCGTGCCGACGGTCGTCCTCATCGCCCTGCTCGTCTGCCTGATCCCCACGACGATCGGGGGGCTGCTGTCGGCGATCGGCATCGCGGGAATGGACCGGATGATCCAGCACAACGTGATCGCCACCAGCGGCCGCGCGGTAGAGGCGGCGGGCGACGTCAACACGCTGCTGCTGGACAAGACGGGGACGATCACCCTCGGCAATCGGCAGGCGGCGGAGTTCATCCCCGTCGCGGGCGTCACGGCCGAGCGGCTGGCCGACCGCGCGCAGCTCGCCTCGCTCGCCGACGAGACACCGGAGGGGCGGAGCATCGTGGTGCTGGCGAAGGAGGCGTACGGCATCCGTGGCCGCACGCTGGCGGAGGGTGAGCACGCGCTCGTCCCTTTCACGGCGCAAACGCGGATGAGCGGCATCGACCTGGACGGCCACTGCATCCGTAAGGGCGCGGGCGATTCCGTCGCCCGCTGGGTGCGCGAACACGGTGGCGAGGTCCCGCCGGAGCTGGACGCCGCCGTGGAGTGCATCTCCCGCGCGGGCGGCACACCGCTGGTCGTCGCCGAGAAGAACGGCGGGGCCGCGCAGGCGCTCGGCGTGGTCTACCTCAAGGACGTGGTCAAGGGCGGCATCCGCGAGCGCTTCGAGCGGCTCCGTGCCATGGGGATTCGCACCATCATGATTACGGGAGACAACCCGCTCACCGCCGCCGCCATCGCCCAGGAGGCGGGGGTGGACGACTTCCTGGCCGAGGCCAGGCCCGAGGACAAGATGGAGGTCATCCGCCGCGAGCAGCAGGGCGGACGACTGGTGGCCATGACGGGCGACGGGACCAACGACGCGCCGGCGCTGGCGCAGGCCGATGTGGGCGTGGCGATGAACAGCGGCACGCAGGCGGCCAAGGAAGCCGGCAACATGGTGGACCTGGATTCCAACCCCACGAAGCTCATCGAGGTGGTGGAGATCGGAAAGCAGCTGCTGATGACGCGCGGCAGCCTGACGACGTTCAGCATCGCCAACGACGTGGCCAAGTACTTCGCCATCATCCCGGCGATGTTCGTCGCCACGTATCCCGAGCTCGACGCACTGAACGTGATGCGGCTGGCCAGCCCGCAGTCGGCCATCCTGGCCAGTGTGATCTTCAACGCCCTCATCATCGTCGCGCTCATTCCGCTGGCCCTGCGCGGCGTGAAGTATCGTCCGGCGCCCGCGAGCGTGATCCTGCGCCGCAACCTGCTCGTCTACGGCCTGGGCGGACTGATCGTGCCCTTCGTGGGGATCAAGCTGATCGACGTGATCCTGTCCGTGCTCGGACTGGCGTGACGGCCCTGAAACAGAGAGACGGACGATGATCAAGAACCAGATCCGCCCCGCCGTCGTCGGCACGCTGGTGCTGATGCTGATCACGGGCGCGCTGTACCCCGGCGTCGTCACGGCGCTGGCGCAGGTGATCTTTCCCCGGCAGGCCAATGGCTCGCTCGTCGAAGCTGACGGGCGGGTGGTGGGGAGCGAGCTGATCGGCCAACCGTTTGCCGGGCCCGCCTACTTCCACCCGCGCCCGTCCGCCGCAGGGAGCGGCTACGACGGCGGCGCGTCCGGCGGCACCAACAAGGGCCCGACGGACCGCAAACTGGCCGACACGCTGATTACGCAGTCGGTCGCGCAAGCCGTCGAGGCGGAGGGTGCGCAGCCCGGCCGCGTGCCTGCCGACATGGCCACGCGCAGCGCGTCAGGGCTGGATCCGCACATCTCGCCCGCCAACGCGGCGCTGCAGGTGGCCCGCGTGGCCCACAGCCGCGGGGTGGACGCGGCGCGCGTTCAGGCGCTCGTAGCGCGGCACACGGAAGGCCGTACGCTCGGCCTCCTGGGCGAGCCGCAGGTGAATGTGCTGCTGCTCAACCTGGCGCTGGATCGGGAGACGGAACGCCCGGCGGCGGCTCCGGCTCCGACCAGGCCCTGACCCCTGTTTCACTACTTTCGACGGCGATCCGACTCGCCTGGAGATAAACGGACTGATGAAAAAGATGCTCATCCTGGCGGGCGCCGCGGCGCTCGCCTGGCCGGCCGTGCTGCTGGGGCAGGAAAACGACTCCACCCCGCGAATCACCTTCGGCGCGTTCGTGGACGGTTACTACGCGTACGACTTCGGCCGGCCTGCTTCGCACGACCGGCCGTTCACCACGCAGGCCGCGCGGCACGACGAGTTCAGCCTGAACCTGGCGCACGTGGAGGCGCGCTACGCCTCGCCGACGGTGCGCGGCCGGGTGGCGCTGCAGGC
Encoded here:
- a CDS encoding sensor histidine kinase, with amino-acid sequence MPRSREDVREALAWAPWIAALGALTAGLVAVRPSLDKAHVALAYLLLVLAASARGSRARGLALALLSFLCFNFFFLLPYGTFVIHRALDWLVLFSYLAVTTVATQLLYRARREAEEAGRRAAEIDRLATLGAETLNAGRADQALHAIAEVIRSTLGMGACEIWLRDDSGGVRPGARAGGEAEAGPDAPGKGATAAALADDRVVPVVERLDGTVRMLPDGGDLVPAVDDARGLSLPLRVRGRTVGVLRVTREGGITLDAAQRRFFAALSYYAALGAERVRLIADAERAEALREADRLKDALLASVSHDLRTPLTTIKALAHEMRGTGDERAVMIEEEADRLNRFVADLLDLSRLNAGELRVDAQVVAAEDLVGAALQRVAGPLHDREVRASVEPGDPLLLGRFDFVHSLRVLVNLLENAHKYAPPGTPIDFVATREGDRLAFEIADRGPGIPPSEVEHVFAPFYRARGAVPDADRAGLGLSIARRLAEVQGGSLLHETRAGGGSVFIFTVPTATLPDEAAGR
- the kdpA gene encoding potassium-transporting ATPase subunit KdpA; translation: MTANGWLQILFYCALVLLLAKPMGIYIHAVYEGRRRWLGPAETGIYRALGVDPDEDQHWTRYAAGMLLFGVVSMLATYAVLRLQAVLPLNPQGMAAVPDRQAFETAASFTTNTNWQSYGGESTMSYFSQMTQLAFHNFASAAAGMCVAFALARGIVRRSAGRLGSFWADLVRGTLYLFLPLSIILALVLVSRGVIQNFKPYDVVTTVEGVQQTLAMGPVASQEAIKQLGTNGGGFFNANAAHPFENPTPFTNLLSMLAIFLIPAGVVYAFGRMAGKPRHGWAILAAMFILFVAGTAVTYAAESAGNPIHAARGIDVAGVVEGHSAGNMEGKETRFGIVGSALYAVVTTAASCGAVNAMHDSFTPMGGLVPMVNMQLGEVIFGGVGAGLYGMLIFVVLTVFLAGLMVGRTPEYLGKKIGSREVQMTMLYVLAFPAVVLIMTAGASVMDAGLAGRNNAGPHGLSEMLYAFTSAGSNNGSAFAGLTGGTYFYNTMMGMAMLIGRFALVVPALALGGFLSERRVTPETAGTFPVDTPLFVGLLVSVILIVGALTYFPVLALGPVVEHLMMNAGWVF
- a CDS encoding response regulator → MSDSTILVIDDEPQIRRVVRRALEDDTVRVIEAATGKEGLDQAASERPDLVVLDLGLPDVPGISICTELRRWTSAPIVVLSARHSEAEKVRMLDAGADDYITKPFGTAELQARVRAQLRRARSVPRPGGAGAVEADGLTIDLGRRVLSRAGEEIHLTPTEWDLLRAFIAHAGGTMTHDQLFRAVWGRSGGDAQAYLRVHVANLRRKVEQDPIRPRLIITEPGVGYRFRALD
- a CDS encoding potassium transporter Kup, producing the protein MVSDHTNTDGEPRGRYLALLSLTALGVVYGDIGTSPLYAVRESFHHTHGIHPTPQNVLGVLSLIVWALVLVISFKYAVFVLRADNRGEGGILALTSLVTPVSAARRSPRWVLIMLGLFGTALLYGDGMITPVISVLSAVEGLEVATPVFKPYIVPITIAILVSIFLIQRHGTERVGKLFGPVTLLWFVLIAVLGVMHIVRAPGVFAAVNPLYGARFFIQNGYSGFLVLGSVFLVVTGGEALYADMGHFGRKPIRLAWYYIALPALLLNYFGQGALLIRDPAAVENPFYHMVPEWALYPVVVIATMAAVIASQALITGAYSLTMQAVQLGYMPRVEIRHTSGRERGQIYIPSVNWLLMISCIGLTLGFQRSSNVAAAYGVAVTTTMVVTTLLLFTVERERWRWPLWATLLFTGFFLTIDLAFWGANIVKIPHGGWVPLVVGAIIFALMSTWKTGRGILAERLQRGTLPIDLFLKDAGGRTAQRVPGTAVFMYGNRGGTPPALLHSLKHYKVLHETVVLLSVETQEVPHVPEAERVTVEELGHGFYRIVLAYGFMEDPCVPDALATVQADGLDLRPGQTSYFLGRETLIPSTNPGMAPWREHLFAVMSRNARTATSFFGLPPNRVVELGAQIEL
- the kdpF gene encoding K(+)-transporting ATPase subunit F, with protein sequence MTAENWSGLVLAAALLAYLTYTLLRPEKF